Proteins encoded in a region of the Flavobacterium sp. MDT1-60 genome:
- a CDS encoding RagB/SusD family nutrient uptake outer membrane protein, producing MKKYTLLLLILTAGAQFSCNQDLDPTVYSSLTNTNGYQTKSDAMAAVNSIYGRLKGPSVTDNFSYWATRHFALTDIATDLGHCQFGGDPGQLSLGTWNSSNGLLKEDWLAMYKLIANANSAIFNIVPMSGITAAEKAQFIAEAKFLRASAYMDLTDSWGPVVLITEANLGNPGYLDQTPPSSVEEIDAFLVKELTEAADVLPVNYKNNAIYGTNDVGRATKGAALTLMAKLYLRSHDWQKVVALTQQVMNLNEYSLYPSYLGLFKESNKWCNENIFSSLSDANTNGTELLNHFGPVDHPVVQNRWQYYTVNWDFYNTFGNEDERKECFFPEYKGVDGLLHKQAPSLGAEPPAGEFYMQDVSTRKYADDETTTYYDGHSVNILRYADVLLSRAEALNEISGPTTEAINLINQVKGRSHAKLLVLANYTQATLRDAILQERGWEFFYEGKRRADLIRMNKYDVLVNAYHLRVGEAALIKIPQNKYYTYPQSQVDLNPKLSNADRQ from the coding sequence ATGAAAAAATATACATTATTATTACTTATACTTACCGCCGGAGCACAATTTTCGTGCAACCAGGATCTTGATCCAACGGTCTATAGTAGTTTGACGAATACCAACGGGTATCAAACAAAGTCAGATGCTATGGCAGCCGTTAATTCTATTTACGGCAGATTAAAAGGACCTTCGGTTACCGATAACTTCTCTTATTGGGCAACACGACATTTTGCTTTGACTGATATTGCAACAGATTTAGGACATTGCCAATTTGGCGGAGATCCTGGACAATTGTCATTAGGAACGTGGAATTCCAGTAATGGATTACTAAAAGAAGATTGGCTTGCCATGTATAAGTTGATTGCCAACGCCAATAGTGCTATTTTCAATATTGTACCAATGTCTGGAATTACAGCAGCAGAAAAAGCACAATTTATAGCTGAAGCCAAATTTTTAAGAGCATCTGCTTATATGGATTTAACAGATTCATGGGGACCAGTAGTTTTAATTACAGAAGCTAACTTAGGTAATCCAGGTTATTTGGATCAGACTCCGCCTTCATCTGTAGAAGAAATTGATGCATTTTTGGTTAAAGAATTGACTGAAGCTGCTGATGTATTACCGGTTAATTATAAAAATAATGCTATTTATGGTACTAATGATGTAGGACGCGCCACAAAAGGTGCTGCACTTACTTTAATGGCAAAATTATATTTACGCAGTCACGATTGGCAAAAAGTAGTTGCGCTTACACAACAGGTAATGAACCTAAACGAATACAGCCTTTATCCTTCTTACTTAGGATTGTTTAAAGAAAGTAACAAATGGTGTAATGAAAATATTTTTTCTTCCTTAAGTGATGCCAATACAAACGGAACTGAATTATTAAACCACTTTGGACCAGTTGATCACCCGGTTGTTCAAAACAGATGGCAGTATTATACGGTAAACTGGGATTTCTACAATACTTTTGGAAATGAAGATGAGAGAAAAGAATGCTTCTTTCCTGAATATAAAGGCGTTGATGGTCTATTACACAAACAAGCACCTTCATTGGGTGCCGAGCCACCTGCAGGCGAATTTTACATGCAAGATGTATCGACAAGAAAATATGCTGATGATGAAACTACAACCTATTATGATGGTCATAGTGTAAACATTCTTCGTTATGCTGATGTATTATTAAGCAGAGCTGAAGCTTTAAATGAAATCAGCGGCCCAACCACTGAGGCTATCAATCTTATCAATCAGGTTAAAGGAAGATCGCATGCTAAATTATTAGTTTTAGCTAATTACACTCAGGCTACTTTAAGAGATGCAATTTTGCAGGAAAGAGGATGGGAATTTTTCTATGAAGGAAAACGTCGTGCTGATTTGATCAGAATGAACAAATATGATGTTTTGGTAAATGCTTATCATCTTAGAGTTGGTGAAGCTGCATTAATCAAAATACCTCAAAATAAATATTACACATACCCACAAAGTCAGGTTGATCTTAACCCAAAATTAAGTAACGCTGACAGACAATAA
- a CDS encoding aryl-sulfate sulfotransferase — MVLCNITPETNYNFQLVTIQGQQKDSSKVYNFKSRSLPEWLQKRFKANCPKPELLSQNFKKGFMLLAKRETPGVAYIVDYKGNLRWYHTVEGAGFKVAHFTKDQTIISILGKNDEPTSYGSEILEINLQGDTLTHIKKGEGDFKQTIHHEIIKKSANEIVTITVDQKIIDLTSIGGKKQDTINGDGILIMDKKGKQLWKWSVFDDLDPMKDKNLLKTKKDWTHANSLNYDKDGNFLISFYNNGQIWKVDSKTGKVIWKLGKDGNMKMAADTNFSQAHAAHINADGSLMFFDNGVDKKQSSVFALQLDEKGKTAKLDFHINLPKDIYNDRMGSAYMIDKDAILVCCSKRHITVLTNKKGVLLWALESEIPPYRVQFIPEENMKPFLLN, encoded by the coding sequence TTGGTACTTTGCAATATTACTCCTGAAACGAATTATAATTTTCAATTGGTTACTATTCAGGGGCAGCAAAAAGACAGTAGTAAAGTTTATAATTTTAAGTCCAGAAGTTTACCGGAATGGCTTCAAAAGCGTTTTAAGGCAAATTGCCCAAAACCGGAACTTTTGTCTCAAAATTTTAAAAAAGGTTTCATGCTTTTAGCAAAAAGAGAAACACCGGGAGTTGCTTATATTGTTGATTACAAAGGCAACTTAAGATGGTATCATACTGTTGAAGGAGCCGGATTTAAGGTCGCTCATTTTACAAAAGATCAAACGATTATTTCCATTCTGGGAAAAAATGACGAACCAACAAGTTACGGAAGTGAAATCCTGGAAATCAATTTACAAGGTGACACTTTAACCCATATTAAAAAAGGTGAAGGCGATTTCAAACAAACTATTCACCATGAAATTATCAAAAAATCGGCTAACGAAATTGTAACTATTACTGTAGACCAAAAAATAATCGATTTAACTTCCATTGGAGGAAAAAAGCAAGATACCATCAACGGAGACGGAATTCTAATTATGGATAAAAAAGGAAAACAACTTTGGAAATGGAGTGTTTTTGATGATTTAGATCCAATGAAAGATAAGAATTTACTCAAAACCAAAAAAGACTGGACACATGCCAACAGTTTAAATTATGATAAAGATGGAAACTTTTTAATTTCATTTTACAATAACGGTCAGATTTGGAAAGTAGATTCAAAAACCGGAAAAGTAATCTGGAAATTAGGAAAAGATGGCAATATGAAAATGGCTGCAGATACTAATTTTTCTCAGGCTCATGCTGCACATATTAACGCAGATGGAAGCCTCATGTTCTTTGATAATGGTGTAGATAAAAAACAATCATCTGTTTTTGCTCTTCAACTAGATGAAAAAGGTAAAACAGCAAAACTGGATTTTCATATCAATCTGCCCAAAGACATTTACAATGACAGAATGGGAAGTGCTTATATGATCGATAAAGACGCCATCTTAGTTTGTTGTTCAAAAAGACATATTACTGTTTTAACGAATAAAAAAGGAGTTTTACTTTGGGCTTTAGAGTCTGAAATTCCGCCTTATCGTGTGCAGTTTATTCCGGAAGAAAATATGAAACCTTTTCTTCTCAATTAA
- a CDS encoding DUF5107 domain-containing protein, producing the protein MKLKPFLSILLFGSLFVTAQNKPTFKEYKKVFTTYPFSDPDPIPKPDTKVYPYFRFDGFTDKPVQKEWKVIEIENDYIKLMILPEIGGKVWSAVEKSTGKDFIYNNHVIKFRDIAMRGPWTSGGVEGNYGIIGHTPNCATPVDYKIITREDGSISCVIGVLDLLTRTSWKLDINLPKDKAYFTTNSFWFNSTEFEQPYYTWMNTGIKASQNLQFIYPGQSYIGHNGEHNSWPIDKENGKDLSFYKNNDFGGYKSYHVFGKYNDFFGGYYHDEDFGMGRYGNHDDKPGKKIWIWGLSQQGMIWEKLLTDTDGQYVEVQSGRLFNQASEGSNLTPFKQRSFAPYQTDAWTEYWFPVKQTKGFVKANNYGAVNVKNENGWLKIYFSPLQKLNEKLEVFDNGKKVYSKEITLNTLQLFKDSIPVSVDSNKLKLVLGDNKLVWNSAPEDGNLARPLEVPKDFDNNSVYGLYLQGKSYISFKDYIKAEEFLTACLKKDPNYAPVLSDLAGLQIRKLEYKEAVATASKALSIDTYNPAANYYYGLANLHLGNVTDAKDGFDIAAASVEFRSSAYTALSKIYFAENDETKAIEYAEKSLLNNQNNLEGLQLLAVIYRLQNKSEKANSLLDKINAVDPLNHFVGFEKFLWNNSNASKLNFTSLIQNEMPEQTYLELGIWYQHLGRTDEALKVFSVAAPSAEIIYWKSFLENKAVDLSKIQPGISFPFRGETAEILEKLIKTNDQWQLKYHLALIEWNRNNISKAKELFLQCASKSNDPAFYAAKTSLFKDDSQLVITSLQQAIKLDPQSWRYPKLLAEHYIIQKQNDKALATIEPFYKHHTENYVVGMLYGKTLLLNKKYAEADAFLTKLKILPFEGATSGRQLYHEAKLMQALAQMKNKQYKKALQFIGEAKLWPENLGVGKPYDENIDERLENWLDYQCFTSLGHTETAKKSLEKIVAFNPKIDNTVMNFLPANQLVSAWAIEKTSSSKQAEEWLRHQAELYPTNKIVQWCLAVYTKKPSNNLTEDEKDGEVIIIEKL; encoded by the coding sequence ATGAAACTTAAACCTTTCCTATCTATTTTACTCTTTGGAAGCCTCTTTGTCACCGCACAAAATAAACCAACCTTTAAGGAATATAAAAAAGTCTTTACCACGTATCCTTTTTCCGATCCTGATCCAATTCCGAAACCAGATACAAAAGTGTATCCTTATTTCCGTTTTGATGGTTTTACAGATAAACCGGTTCAAAAAGAATGGAAAGTAATTGAAATCGAAAACGATTATATCAAACTGATGATTCTTCCTGAAATTGGTGGAAAAGTCTGGTCGGCTGTTGAAAAATCAACCGGAAAAGATTTTATTTACAACAATCATGTAATCAAATTCAGGGATATCGCTATGCGCGGTCCATGGACAAGTGGCGGTGTTGAAGGGAATTACGGAATTATCGGCCACACGCCAAATTGCGCGACTCCCGTAGATTATAAAATAATAACCAGAGAAGATGGAAGTATCAGCTGCGTTATTGGCGTATTAGATTTACTGACGCGTACTTCATGGAAATTAGACATCAATTTACCAAAAGATAAAGCTTATTTTACAACGAATTCATTTTGGTTCAACTCAACTGAATTTGAACAACCTTATTATACCTGGATGAATACAGGAATTAAGGCATCCCAAAACTTACAATTTATCTACCCGGGACAAAGTTATATTGGACATAATGGCGAGCATAATTCGTGGCCAATTGACAAAGAAAACGGTAAGGATTTATCCTTTTATAAAAACAATGATTTTGGCGGTTACAAGTCATATCATGTTTTTGGTAAATACAATGATTTCTTTGGAGGCTATTACCATGACGAAGATTTCGGAATGGGAAGATATGGTAATCACGATGACAAACCCGGTAAAAAAATATGGATATGGGGGCTGTCACAGCAAGGCATGATCTGGGAAAAATTATTGACCGACACTGATGGACAATATGTTGAAGTACAAAGCGGAAGATTATTTAATCAGGCGAGCGAAGGCAGTAATTTAACGCCTTTTAAACAACGCTCTTTTGCACCTTATCAAACAGATGCCTGGACAGAATATTGGTTTCCGGTAAAACAAACTAAAGGTTTTGTAAAAGCGAATAATTACGGTGCTGTCAATGTTAAAAACGAAAATGGCTGGTTAAAAATCTATTTTTCTCCTCTTCAAAAATTAAATGAAAAATTAGAAGTTTTTGATAATGGTAAAAAAGTTTATTCTAAAGAAATTACCTTAAATACTTTACAATTATTCAAAGATTCGATTCCCGTTTCTGTTGATTCAAACAAATTAAAACTGGTTCTTGGCGATAATAAACTGGTTTGGAATTCAGCTCCTGAAGATGGTAATCTGGCCAGACCTTTAGAAGTTCCAAAAGATTTTGATAATAATTCGGTTTACGGCTTATATCTGCAGGGAAAAAGCTACATCAGTTTTAAAGATTATATAAAAGCAGAAGAATTCTTAACGGCCTGTCTTAAAAAAGATCCCAACTACGCTCCTGTCCTTTCGGATTTGGCTGGGTTGCAAATCAGAAAATTGGAATACAAAGAAGCTGTTGCTACAGCGAGCAAAGCATTATCAATCGACACTTATAATCCTGCAGCCAATTATTATTACGGTCTTGCAAATCTTCATTTAGGAAATGTAACGGATGCAAAGGATGGTTTTGATATTGCTGCTGCAAGTGTTGAATTTCGAAGTTCGGCCTATACTGCGTTGAGTAAAATTTATTTTGCAGAAAACGATGAGACGAAAGCAATTGAATATGCTGAAAAAAGCTTGTTAAACAATCAGAATAATCTGGAAGGTCTACAATTATTAGCGGTGATCTATCGTCTTCAAAACAAATCTGAAAAAGCAAATTCGCTCTTAGATAAAATTAATGCTGTTGATCCTCTAAATCATTTTGTTGGTTTTGAAAAATTCCTTTGGAACAATTCAAATGCTTCAAAATTGAATTTCACTTCATTAATTCAAAATGAAATGCCGGAGCAGACTTATCTTGAATTAGGTATTTGGTATCAGCATCTGGGCCGTACGGATGAAGCCTTGAAAGTTTTTTCAGTGGCGGCTCCAAGTGCTGAAATTATATATTGGAAATCATTTTTAGAAAACAAAGCAGTTGATTTAAGTAAAATTCAACCCGGAATTAGTTTTCCTTTCCGTGGTGAAACGGCCGAAATTCTTGAAAAACTGATTAAGACGAATGATCAATGGCAATTAAAATACCATTTGGCTTTGATCGAATGGAATCGCAACAACATTTCAAAAGCAAAAGAATTGTTTTTACAATGTGCATCAAAATCAAATGATCCGGCTTTTTATGCTGCAAAAACTTCCTTATTCAAAGATGATTCTCAATTGGTAATTACAAGCCTTCAACAGGCAATCAAATTAGATCCTCAAAGTTGGAGATATCCAAAATTATTGGCGGAACATTATATCATCCAAAAACAAAATGATAAAGCATTGGCTACTATCGAGCCATTCTACAAACATCATACTGAAAATTATGTGGTGGGAATGTTATATGGTAAAACGCTTTTACTGAATAAAAAGTACGCTGAAGCGGATGCCTTTTTAACAAAACTAAAAATTCTTCCTTTTGAAGGAGCAACAAGTGGAAGACAATTGTATCATGAAGCCAAACTGATGCAGGCTTTGGCACAAATGAAAAATAAGCAGTATAAAAAAGCACTTCAATTTATTGGCGAAGCAAAATTATGGCCGGAGAACCTGGGAGTTGGAAAACCATACGATGAAAATATCGATGAAAGACTGGAAAACTGGCTGGATTATCAATGTTTTACAAGTCTTGGCCATACTGAAACGGCTAAAAAATCTTTAGAAAAAATCGTTGCATTCAATCCAAAAATTGATAATACAGTAATGAACTTCTTACCGGCAAATCAATTGGTTTCGGCCTGGGCTATCGAAAAAACCTCTTCTTCAAAACAAGCAGAAGAATGGCTTAGACATCAGGCAGAATTATATCCGACAAATAAAATTGTTCAATGGTGTTTAGCGGTTTACACTAAAAAACCATCCAATAATTTAACTGAAGATGAAAAAGATGGCGAAGTTATAATTATAGAAAAACTTTAA
- a CDS encoding c-type cytochrome, with the protein MKKIILIGIFSALPIVVFNSCNTSNSQTLAEKTTEDDSYITIDISKIPDDKFGESVRYGRELMLKTAYYIGPNGVKGKYLGNKMNCTNCHQDAGTKPYAFNLMSSHDNYPQYRGRENKVLTLAERVNNCIMRPHSGKPLPLDSDEMVAFLSYFKWISKFVPKDGDFKGAKNLEIEFPDVAASPERGKTLFVENCARCHGNNGEGVYNADKSGYTYPPLWGEYGYQPGSSMHRVIKQAQWLKSNMPYDKVTIGKPYLTDQQALDIAAFVNDDAIHSRPNPKTFDYPNKMGKPIDYSHSPFQDNFTEEQHKYGPYKPIIAYWKKNGWKAVY; encoded by the coding sequence ATGAAAAAAATAATTCTTATTGGTATTTTTTCGGCATTGCCAATTGTTGTTTTCAATTCCTGCAATACTTCAAATTCTCAAACTTTAGCAGAAAAAACGACTGAAGATGATTCCTATATTACGATCGATATATCTAAAATTCCGGACGATAAATTTGGAGAATCGGTACGTTACGGAAGAGAATTGATGCTAAAAACAGCTTATTATATTGGTCCAAATGGTGTTAAAGGAAAATATTTAGGCAATAAAATGAACTGTACCAATTGTCATCAGGATGCAGGTACAAAACCTTATGCCTTCAATTTAATGTCTTCACACGATAATTATCCACAATATCGTGGACGAGAAAATAAGGTACTTACACTTGCCGAACGCGTAAATAATTGCATTATGCGCCCACACTCTGGAAAACCGCTTCCGCTTGATAGTGACGAAATGGTGGCCTTTTTATCTTACTTTAAATGGATCAGCAAGTTTGTTCCAAAAGATGGCGATTTTAAAGGAGCTAAAAACTTAGAAATTGAATTTCCTGATGTGGCTGCAAGTCCGGAAAGAGGAAAAACACTGTTTGTTGAAAATTGTGCCCGTTGCCACGGAAATAACGGCGAAGGAGTATACAATGCTGATAAATCAGGTTATACTTATCCACCGCTTTGGGGAGAATACGGCTACCAGCCAGGTTCAAGCATGCACCGCGTTATCAAACAGGCACAATGGTTAAAAAGCAATATGCCTTATGATAAAGTGACGATTGGAAAACCTTATTTAACAGATCAACAAGCATTGGATATTGCAGCTTTTGTAAATGATGACGCCATACATTCAAGACCAAACCCAAAAACATTCGATTATCCTAATAAAATGGGTAAACCTATCGATTACTCACATAGTCCTTTTCAGGATAATTTTACCGAAGAACAACACAAATACGGGCCTTACAAACCCATTATTGCTTACTGGAAAAAAAATGGATGGAAAGCCGTATACTAA
- a CDS encoding glycoside hydrolase domain-containing protein, with the protein MKLNLKNRQTLNRILIICLCIFSIPLAAQIKYTDGNDSWNPNLLGNHRVVVEFTGKDNVAKTTIEWRRRDENPELKRIIVQDANGKEIPNTKTENINRENGTIYFEPVSGKGTYYVYYMPYIDEGDANYPKGVYAKPENKADAAWLSKIKTNLKDNCTVSEIQSVNSFNSFYPMEVIATAAETKDIIAKNSGNSFLIFPEDRLYSIRMKNDLPQRWIQKGVQNSFADTAMKGEYLAFQLGVYALENLSNVKVQFSDLKNETGAVIEAKNINCINTDGVRYDQSIFAATVSVLKGKVQAMWCGVDVLETAAAGTYTGKATVIADGKSKEITLQIKVTNEVTKNGGIDSPEKMTRLKWLNSTLAQGNTVISPYTPLTVKGSEISLLGRKLILGTDGFPAQIQTFFTPEMTVIGTKANAILSAPIAFHFVDASGKESLQWKNTGVKFLKKEAGTIAWESVSTSKSLQMDVNASIEFDGFVHYTVKITALEDASFTDINIHLPMQSSSAKYMMGLGQKGGNRPENFDWKWDVAHKNQDGAWIGNVNSGLQFSLRDEKYSRPLNTNFYLQKPLLLPTSWGNENKGGISITPNQKSVLVNAYSGARSMKKGDVLYYNFNLLITPFRTIDTDFQWNTKFYHKYSPIDSIAQTGATVVNIHHANAINPYINYPFIEYKKMKTYIDEAHEKGLKVKIYNTVREVSNKAYETFALKSLGHEIYSPGKGGGFSWLQEHVGDDYIAAWFVPEIKDAAIVNSGMNRWHNYYVEGMNWLTQNVGIDGIYLDDVAFDRITMKRIKRVLTKDGHPGIIDLHSANQYNKSDGFNNSANLYMEHFPYINKLWFGEYFDYEKNQPDFFLTEVSGIPFGLMGEMLQDGGNPWRGMVYGMTNRMPWSHNADPRPIWKLWDTFGIKGSKMIGYWSENCPVRTNNDKVLATVYKKNGSTLISIASWADTDVKVKLSIDWKKLGIDPSKATITAPEVANFQPAQTFTVKDELPVSKGKGWLLIIK; encoded by the coding sequence ATGAAACTAAACCTAAAAAACAGACAAACTCTTAACCGAATATTGATTATATGTCTTTGCATTTTCAGTATTCCATTGGCTGCACAAATAAAATATACAGATGGCAACGACAGCTGGAATCCTAATTTATTAGGGAATCACCGTGTTGTTGTTGAATTTACCGGAAAAGATAATGTTGCCAAAACTACTATTGAATGGCGAAGAAGAGATGAAAACCCGGAACTTAAAAGAATTATAGTTCAGGACGCGAATGGAAAGGAAATTCCAAACACAAAAACAGAAAACATAAATAGGGAAAACGGTACGATTTACTTTGAGCCAGTTTCAGGAAAAGGAACATATTACGTTTATTACATGCCTTATATTGATGAAGGAGATGCTAATTATCCTAAAGGAGTTTATGCAAAACCTGAAAATAAAGCTGATGCTGCATGGTTATCTAAAATCAAAACTAATTTAAAAGACAATTGCACGGTTTCAGAAATTCAGAGTGTAAATTCTTTTAATAGTTTTTACCCAATGGAGGTCATTGCAACTGCGGCAGAAACCAAAGACATCATTGCTAAAAACAGTGGCAATTCCTTTTTAATTTTTCCCGAAGACAGATTGTATTCTATCCGAATGAAAAATGATTTACCTCAAAGATGGATTCAAAAGGGAGTTCAAAATAGTTTTGCTGATACAGCAATGAAAGGTGAATATTTAGCTTTTCAATTAGGTGTTTATGCCTTAGAAAATTTAAGCAATGTAAAAGTTCAGTTTTCAGATTTAAAAAATGAAACTGGAGCTGTAATTGAAGCAAAGAATATCAATTGTATCAATACAGATGGAGTCCGTTACGACCAATCTATTTTTGCTGCTACTGTATCGGTTTTAAAAGGAAAAGTACAGGCTATGTGGTGCGGTGTTGACGTACTGGAAACTGCTGCTGCCGGAACTTACACAGGAAAAGCTACTGTTATTGCTGACGGAAAATCAAAAGAAATCACACTTCAGATAAAAGTAACGAACGAGGTAACTAAAAATGGTGGAATAGACAGTCCTGAAAAAATGACGCGCCTAAAATGGTTAAACTCGACTTTAGCTCAGGGAAATACTGTTATTTCGCCTTATACTCCCTTAACAGTAAAAGGTTCTGAAATTTCATTATTAGGAAGAAAATTAATTTTAGGAACTGATGGTTTTCCTGCTCAAATTCAGACTTTCTTCACACCGGAAATGACTGTTATCGGTACAAAAGCCAATGCTATTTTGAGTGCTCCAATTGCATTTCATTTTGTTGATGCTTCTGGGAAGGAATCGCTTCAATGGAAAAACACAGGGGTTAAATTCCTTAAAAAAGAAGCAGGAACTATAGCCTGGGAAAGTGTTTCTACTTCGAAATCGCTTCAGATGGATGTAAATGCTTCTATTGAATTTGATGGTTTTGTACATTATACTGTCAAAATTACAGCTCTTGAAGATGCTTCTTTTACTGATATCAATATTCATTTACCAATGCAATCTTCATCAGCAAAATACATGATGGGGTTAGGTCAAAAAGGCGGAAATCGTCCTGAAAATTTTGATTGGAAATGGGATGTTGCCCATAAAAACCAGGATGGTGCATGGATCGGAAATGTAAATTCAGGTTTGCAATTTTCTTTAAGAGATGAAAAATACAGCCGTCCTTTAAACACTAATTTCTATCTGCAAAAACCATTATTATTACCAACTTCATGGGGTAACGAAAATAAAGGTGGAATTTCTATCACTCCAAACCAAAAATCAGTTTTGGTAAATGCGTACAGCGGCGCTAGAAGTATGAAAAAAGGAGATGTTTTATATTACAACTTCAATTTATTGATTACGCCTTTCCGCACCATAGATACAGATTTTCAATGGAATACTAAATTCTATCATAAATACAGTCCAATCGATTCAATCGCGCAAACTGGTGCGACAGTAGTCAATATTCACCATGCAAATGCGATCAATCCGTATATTAATTATCCTTTTATTGAATATAAAAAGATGAAAACCTATATCGATGAAGCACATGAAAAAGGACTAAAAGTTAAAATTTACAATACAGTAAGAGAAGTTTCAAACAAAGCTTATGAAACTTTTGCCCTGAAAAGTTTAGGTCATGAAATTTATTCTCCAGGAAAAGGAGGCGGATTCTCATGGTTGCAGGAACATGTTGGCGACGATTATATCGCAGCATGGTTTGTACCTGAAATTAAGGATGCTGCCATTGTAAATAGCGGTATGAACCGTTGGCATAATTATTATGTGGAAGGGATGAACTGGTTAACTCAAAACGTTGGTATTGATGGTATTTATCTGGATGATGTAGCTTTTGACAGAATCACGATGAAACGTATCAAAAGAGTTTTGACGAAAGATGGACATCCGGGAATTATCGATTTACACAGTGCCAATCAGTACAATAAAAGTGACGGATTTAACAACAGTGCAAACTTATACATGGAACACTTTCCATACATCAATAAACTTTGGTTTGGAGAATATTTTGATTACGAAAAAAATCAACCTGACTTTTTCTTAACCGAAGTAAGCGGAATTCCTTTCGGATTAATGGGCGAAATGCTGCAGGATGGAGGAAATCCTTGGAGAGGAATGGTTTACGGAATGACAAACAGAATGCCTTGGAGCCATAATGCCGATCCTAGACCTATCTGGAAGTTATGGGATACATTCGGAATCAAAGGTTCCAAAATGATTGGATACTGGAGTGAAAACTGTCCTGTAAGAACAAATAATGACAAAGTATTGGCTACTGTTTACAAAAAGAACGGTTCAACTTTAATTTCAATTGCAAGCTGGGCTGATACTGATGTAAAAGTAAAACTAAGCATCGACTGGAAAAAACTGGGAATCGATCCTTCAAAAGCTACAATAACGGCTCCTGAAGTTGCTAATTTTCAACCAGCGCAAACTTTTACTGTAAAAGACGAATTGCCTGTAAGTAAAGGAAAAGGATGGTTGTTAATTATTAAATAA